The DNA segment GTACTTTCATAGCTTTTTCTTTGTTTTTGTGTTGAGATTTTTGGTCTTGGTTTGTAACAACAATTCCTGTTGGAAGGTGAGTAATTCTAACTGCTGAGTCAGTAGTATTTACCGATTGTCCACCACAACCACTTGAACGCATTACATCAATTTTTAAATCGTTTGGATTTATATCAACTTCAACATCATCAACTTCTGGCATAACTGCAACTGTAATAGCTGAAGTATGAACTCTTCCTTGTGATTCTGTTGCAGGAACTCTTTGAACTCTGTGGGTACCACCTTCAAACTTTAGTTTTGAATAGACATGGTCACCTTTAAAAAGGGCAACAATCTCTTTGTATCCTCCTGCCTCACTCTCACTTTGACTCATAAGTTCAACTTTCCAGCCATTGTTCTCTGCGTATCTTAGATATCCTCTAAAAAGATCTCCAACAAATATTGCAGCTTCATCTCCCCCAGTTCCTGCTCTAAGTTCCAAATAGATATTTTTTGCATCATTTGGATCTTTTGGAATCATTAAGAACTTAATATCATCTTCCAATTGAGGTTTTTTAACTTCTAACTCTTT comes from the Halarcobacter ebronensis genome and includes:
- the prfA gene encoding peptide chain release factor 1; translated protein: MLKDKLLPFIDRYEEINQLLSSPDIISDIKKMTGLSKEQSSIEPIVTKAKEYLKVLADIEDNKLMLEDEELGELAKEELKELEVKKPQLEDDIKFLMIPKDPNDAKNIYLELRAGTGGDEAAIFVGDLFRGYLRYAENNGWKVELMSQSESEAGGYKEIVALFKGDHVYSKLKFEGGTHRVQRVPATESQGRVHTSAITVAVMPEVDDVEVDINPNDLKIDVMRSSGCGGQSVNTTDSAVRITHLPTGIVVTNQDQKSQHKNKEKAMKVLKARLYDIQMQEKMEAEGANRKEQVGTGDRSGRIRTYNYPQNRVSDHRINLTLYRLDYIMNDGLFDEIIDPLIADYQSRLIEANGL